A window of Triticum aestivum cultivar Chinese Spring unplaced genomic scaffold, IWGSC CS RefSeq v2.1 scaffold27977, whole genome shotgun sequence genomic DNA:
CCGGTGATCGGGTCGATGCTGACGGTCTTCCATGCTTCGACGAGGCACTCGTCTTCTTTGGACGTCCACTTGACGCGTGGCTCGCCCGTCCTGACATTTGCCCCCTGCTTCTTCTTTCCCCTTTTCCTCGCGGGCGCCGGTGccggctccatctcctcctcctcctcatccttccCCTCCTCGACATCGTCGAGCTCCTCGTCCATGTCGACGGCGATGTCCATTGTGTCGTCTTGCGCGTGGAACCCGGGgtaggaggcggcggcgaccgggccgcTCGTGATGATCTCGTCCATGTTGGCCTCTGTCGCGTCGGGGTTACCGAAATGTGGCGCCGAGGCTTGTGAGAAGGGTAGGACGCCCCGGCATAGAGGCGTCGCCAGCGAGGCTGAGTACGCCGGTGGCGAGTAGTTGTACTGGGCGTGGAGGCCGGCGAATGCGAGCGAGGGAGTGTGCTGGTCGGGGTTCAGCCCGGAGGGTGAGGCACGCGGCGGCGCGCCATGTGGGAacgtgatgttggggttgaatccACCATGCGCGTCGCCGTCGGAGTAGCCAGGCGAGGGAGCGTACCCCAGGACGGTGGCGATGGTGAGAAGCTGGCCGGCGATGCGACGCTCTATTGGCTCCACACGTAGCTTGCGGGCCGTGTCTGGACGGATTCATCATCCCCGTGCGAGACGCCTctgcctgctccaccgccgccgccgccgcgtccctgTCCTTCTTGGCGTTGAGCCTATTCTgccggtcggtggtgacagcctcccggcGCTGAACCTCTGCCCTCCACTTGTCGTTGGATACACCTGGTGGTTTTTCCTCCGGCGCCCTTGGCTTCCTCTGTTTCGGCTGGGTGGAATCGACAGTGGTAGCGGACTGAGGGGGTgaatacttcttcggcggcatggcggccagATTGCGGGGAGCGATAGGAGAATGGCGGGAGAGGCGGGGCAGGAGGAGGGAAGCAGTGAGGAAANNNNNNNNNNNNNNNNNNNNNNNNNNNNNNNNNNNNNNNNNNNNNNNNNNNNNNNNNNNNNNNNNNNNNNNNNNNNNNNNNNNNNNNNNNNNNNNNNNNNNNNNNNNNNNNNNNNNNNNNNNNNNNNNNNNNNNNNNNNNNNNNNNNNNNNNNNNNNNNNNNNNNNNNNNNNNNNNNNNNNNNNNNNNNNNNNNNNNNNNNNNNNNNNNNNNNNNNNNNNNNNNNNNNNNNNNNNNNNNNNNNNNNNNNNNNNNNNNNNNNNNNNNNNNNNNNNNNNNNNNNNNNNNNNNNNNNNNNNNNNNNNNNNNNNNNNNNNNNNNNNNNNNNNNNNNNNNNNNNNNCCATTGCCACAGCCCTCTTTGAATCCCCCTGACCCCAGAAGTCCAAGTTGCGGAGGGAGAAAAGACTtaaaatgttcatgagttttttGATGAATTTTAAACAGTGgtcaattttttttgaaagtgattTTGAAAAATctttgtgaattttaaaaagtttttttaaattgaaattttaaaaagaTCATTTTTTTTATTGAAAAGTGATCTAAAAAAATAAAAGCAGACAAAAAATCCGAGTGAAAACCGAATTAACAAACACAGAAAAAGAAGATAAAACTCATCTGAAAGCTTCACAAAACCTGTTGAAAGTGAATATTTACATGAGCCGGCTCAGTTAAAGAGAGTGGCCAGTGTTGGCTCAGCGCCAAAGAGAGTGTCCAGGGAGCAGCTTCGAGCCGCCGATTGCTTGACACACTAGCGCGGGGCAATTCGTGAGAAAACACACCTCCTCCCGCCCACGCCCCCGCTCCACGCCACCTCAGCGATCCGCGCCACCCCTCCTCCCCCACTCCCAGCCATCCATGTGCCATCCGACGGCCCACACCCCGCATCACGCGGATCGCTCCCTTCTCCTCCCCGGAAACCTCGCGGCTATAAATCCCCCACACCCCAGCTCCGTCCATCTCATCTCACCACACCGCTGCAACAACCACCaccagcaacacacacacacacagcagcCAAGAGAAGCTCGCCGGAGAGAGAAGAGTCGACGATGTCCGGCCGCGGCAAGGGAGGGAAGGGCCTCGGCAAGGGCGGCGCCAAGCGCCACCGGAAGGTGCTGCGCGACAACATCCAGGGCATCACCAAGCCGGCAATCCGGCGTCTGGCTCGGCGGGGCGGCGTGAAGCGCATCTCGgggctcatctacgaggagacccgcggcgtgcTCAAGATCTTCCTGGAGAACGTCATCCGCGACGCCGTCACCTACACCGAGCACGCCCGCCGCAAGACCGTCACCGCCATGGACGTCGTCTACGCCCTGAAGCGCCAGGGACGCACCCTCTACGGATTCGGAGGCTAGGCCGCGCCTGCCCACTCGAATCCACCTCGCGCCACCGCATTAGTATCTAGCTATGAATGTTCAGTGTTGATGGTCTTCGGTGTAATGGAATGGCCGCATCTCGCTGCTGTCTGTTGTTTCGATGTACTGCTTGTGTGTAATGGAAATCTCAGCATTTTACCCTTGAATTCGTCTGCAATCTCTTGCTCTGCTGTTAAATCTTAGCAGTGCGCTTTGTTAAATCTGAGCTGTTTGTCTGTCGCTGTACTTTTCTGCCCCCAAATCGATAGTGTTGGCGTCAGTGTGCTGTTGATTTGAACCATACCTGCATTTCTGTGTCAGCTGTGAAG
This region includes:
- the LOC123172963 gene encoding histone H4 — protein: MSGRGKGGKGLGKGGAKRHRKVLRDNIQGITKPAIRRLARRGGVKRISGLIYEETRGVLKIFLENVIRDAVTYTEHARRKTVTAMDVVYALKRQGRTLYGFGG